The nucleotide window agTCATACACTGGTTTCCCATATTTGCCCTCTTCCTTTTGCAGTGGATGATGTGCAGAATGTGCAGatagtgtgcgtgtggtgtcaGAAAGAAGGTGTGAAACGCTACTCTCTGTGCATGGGCTCGGAGCTGAAGAGTTTCTGCAGCGAGAAGTGCTTTGCAGCCTGCCGACGAGCCTACTTCAAACGCAACAAGGTGAGAAACCTCTACCTACATTACAGTAGGCTCCCAGGGTGTTGGCATTGGGGAGGGGGTTAAGTAATTCTCATAGGAGACCCCTCAATCCACACCACAGTTTGAGCTCTGTTCAGATTGAAAGACAGACAGCTTGAcagacatacatttacattacatttagtcatttagcagacgctcttatccagagcgacttacagtaagtactagggatgcgtattgataagattttaacgattccgactccttatcaattcctgcttatcgattcgattccctatcgattctcttatcaattctcccctctacagccaactaggtctgtgcgtcctgcaccccccccacacacacacttgttctaaacaaatttctcaaactgactttgactggctctgaaatgagctaatacctaccacctctaggccttttcaggcctctgttttcaaaacaaaatctagtcggaaatagaaactttcagtttccttgtgttcaagcttctattactcaacaccagtaggacttacaggggtcctaacaacaggggaaataacttcagtgtcacctttcaaaagagaccatttacatgcatgtactccaaatggttcaacaacagctttcaatgtccTTTGGGtgtgttgtttaggcgttttcaggcacatttaacaggactattaaaaggtttaacaattaaaatgctaagtttaataatggattaaaaatcgatatgctcagtttaataatgggacacgcgaacgtttgctgataacacacgccgccccgataacgtgaaatgatcaataagatcaatactaatgggagacgaatgccggagctaaaatgtatgcttcaaacgacgggacagaagataactagatcgactacaaaggcaaattgcttcacacagtaacaagtggttgtgatcacttttgagcagtttagctctaccttagatagttagagatgaagcgcgaacgttagctgcgctgctgcatgcatcgaacacatgacgttccagtaacttcattccatgctgtgtgttcaaatgcttcttcgtatttgtagtatttcctcccttcgacgaaatagactttttacactcGTTACAAGTggtgttgttgtcattttgtcgtgtgaaatacaaccaaactttagaacgcttcttcctagttgccatgtttgctgcagtctgtctaaataaactataaaagtttgcgcatgcgcaacggcacagagaatcgttaacagaatcgttaaggaattttgctaacgattccaaggcatcgattcactgggaaccggttccaaacaagaaccggttctcgatacccatccctagtaaGTACagtactggcaaccttcagattactagcccgattccctaacctctcagccacctgactccctgacaccgGACATACGTACAACAACTAATTATTATTATGGCACCATGGGTGTCCGTACATAAACGCACACTTAAAAAGTAAAAGGAGATGGCAGGCAGATAAACAGACCCTCCGACGCACAATACCCCAGTTCTAAACGCAGCGATATTCATTTAAAATCTAAATTATTTGAAAAAGCGTGTTACACTCGCTGTATACATTTCTATAACAAAGAGGCCGGTTTTTGGATGGTGGGAGTGAGGTCAACGTTCACAGGGGACACTTGATATCAGTTTGAGAAGTCACAAGAGGCTTCTGTACAGAGGACAGGGAAGTAGTAGCTATAGAGTCTACTACTGTCTAACACACATTACAAAAGCATTTTTACCCTCCATTACGAAACGGATACCCCTCTTAGAGGCTAGAGGCGCGCAATGTCAGCAGGGTATCGCTTTTCACCGTACCTGTTGTTTGCTCTACGTTCGTCGCAGTCACACAACAACAGAGATGAAAGGAAGGGAAATGGTGAATTCCCCCTCCTTGCAATAAACCCTCTGGGGTTTCTGTTGAGGAAGGGATGAACACGCTGCTGTTGGCCTGTCCCTGCTTGTCTGTGGAGAGGAACGGcaagggggcctgggggggcgaGGTGTCCACTTTCAGTGCATACCTTACCTGCAGCTGCCTCATGTTTCGTAACTCAACGTGACTCATTGGGTCACAGAGAcaacgaggggggaggggggtggatcaTGGTGGATCATCTTACATAAATTGGGGAGAAAATTATTATATATcaatccccccacacacacacatacacatctacaATGGTTTCCCTTACCCTCTTGTACCCCAACAGGCACACTTTCATAAAACCGGGAGACAAATTATCTGGAAATATTCAGTGATCTGTGTGGTCATGTGCCATCCAAACTCCCCACCCTTTTCCCCCCCACTGTCCCAACATTAGGCCCGAGATGAGGACCTGCATGGGGAGAGGTccccacaacaccccccccaccccgaggATTCTCCAAGGCTGGTTCTGAAAAACAGCAGTGCCAGAGTAAGAAACCACAACTTCCACAACTTTTTGTAACGCTTATCTACACCCAAtcaatatacagtaccagtcaaaagtttggacacattttcccatccaAATTGCAACATGAAATCATAGCCGAGGGaacatattttatcaggggggtgctggggggggcttAATGTTGCGGGGTGGTGCcacggtggtggattttcaagtcatatcattttaaattctcgtgctgtcagcaaggggtgctgcagcaccctcagcaccgctagttcccacggccatgcATGAAATTAACCAAGCTAAAGGACTTGTAAGGCATGCTATATAATGCTGTGTTGCTCCCAAACACCGGACACTGAAACTTAGTGGGCATCTGTTTGGATCTTTATTATGGAAACACTGTGGCACTGCACAGCACTGGTTTGTAAAAAATACAGATAAAGTATTGATGCACTTTATAGTAAAGAATGGACTCTTGGAATGGAATGGATTTCGTGACAAGCTGGTGACCctccacagtctctctctcctgtacctcAGGTGTGTGACTGGTGCAAGCATGTCCGCCACACCAAGGAGTACCTGGACTTTggtgcaggacaggagagactcCAGTTCTGCAGCACCAAGTGTCTGAACCAGTACAAGATGGACGTGTTTTACAGGGAGGCCCGAGCTGCTCTCACCAGCTCCAGCCCAGCCAGACCCCCCACAGAGGGGAAGCCCGAGGGAGGAGCCCAGCAACTCCTCACTCCTGAATCCTGGAACAGTGGGGGAGGGGACACCCGCCAGAGGACCCTGTCCCCGAAAGGACCCACGCCCATCCACGGGACGGCAGCGTCCGCATCCATGTCCCCCTCAGAGGCCTCCTCCTCCAAGGTCCCCCTCCCGGGCCCCCGGCCCCCGGAGAGACCCCCACAGCCCCCGCCTCCACCCCCGGCCCCGGAGATGATGAGCCAACCCGTGCACCCTCCTCGCCCCCACATGGAGCACCACCCGGCTCAGCCTCTTCCCCAAATACCCCTGTCCTTTATCAGGCCCCCTCTTCATGCACAGGGCCTCAAAAGCCCCATCTCCAACCCCCCCAGACACTCAGGACCACCATCCAGCCCCATCCACCGTCCCCCACATTCCCCCCACCTGCAGCCCCCCATAGCCTCCTCCATGAACCCCCCAAGTCTAGTGCACCCCTACCCTGGAGCATACTTCCCTGGCCTGCATTCGCCACCCATCAACATAATACCCCATGGCCATGTACCCATGCACCCCATGATGAACTTCAGCATCCCCACCTttggccccctcctcccccagcccactGTGCTGGTGCCCTACCCCATCATCGTCCCCCTCCCAGTCCCTatccccatccccatccccatccccatcccAGTTGGGTCCAAGGCCGGCCCGGAGGCCCCAGGCCACAGCGGGGTCATCCAGCCTGTACCGGAGGGGGCGGAGAAAGCCAGCTCCATGGGTGTCCGGCAGCCCTATCTGGGGATACCTTCAGGAGAGAACAGACAGGTTTTCAACAGGGTGGGCCTGACCAACAACCAGAGGCTCGCTTCGCCTTCAGGCCTGCCCTGGTGGGACACAGACTGGGTAAAGTCTGAAAGGCAGCACCCTGCCTCTACATGCACACCCCATAGCGGAGAGTCTTCCCCTAGCACACGTTATAACATCTCCCCCTGCTCAGGCCCGGGGCCTGAAGGGATGACAGACCTTCAGCCGGTTCATCAGTCCCTgcagcaggcagagagacaggttatCCAGAGGGTGCTCCAGAGGACCCAGGTGAAGCAGGAGCCCAATATCCAGGGAGTGGTGGACTTATCTGGACCAGGGGAGCCAAAAGCTAGAAAGAGCACCAGGGCAGGGCTCTATGACAGCACCAGATCCCCCCAGTTCCCTTCACATGACACACCCAACCATCCAAACACAAatagcccccctggcccccacgGGGAGGGCTCTCCCTGTGATGGAGACTCCC belongs to Osmerus mordax isolate fOsmMor3 chromosome 8, fOsmMor3.pri, whole genome shotgun sequence and includes:
- the LOC136947696 gene encoding sine oculis-binding protein homolog B-like isoform X1, with amino-acid sequence MPEMEKVRPPENKRSRKPAHPVKREINQEMKTFAESTMNELLGWYGYDKVELRDSEASEIRSYPNRDRRQHVSVLKENTVPKLKSFNNKTSPSALAMRSGERESPSVPSSSPSSSMTSPKEHKSSPVIVPLIKPSAVDDVQNVQIVCVWCQKEGVKRYSLCMGSELKSFCSEKCFAACRRAYFKRNKARDEDLHGERSPQHPPHPEDSPRLVLKNSSARSLSPVPQVCDWCKHVRHTKEYLDFGAGQERLQFCSTKCLNQYKMDVFYREARAALTSSSPARPPTEGKPEGGAQQLLTPESWNSGGGDTRQRTLSPKGPTPIHGTAASASMSPSEASSSKVPLPGPRPPERPPQPPPPPPAPEMMSQPVHPPRPHMEHHPAQPLPQIPLSFIRPPLHAQGLKSPISNPPRHSGPPSSPIHRPPHSPHLQPPIASSMNPPSLVHPYPGAYFPGLHSPPINIIPHGHVPMHPMMNFSIPTFGPLLPQPTVLVPYPIIVPLPVPIPIPIPIPIPVGSKAGPEAPGHSGVIQPVPEGAEKASSMGVRQPYLGIPSGENRQVFNRVGLTNNQRLASPSGLPWWDTDWVKSERQHPASTCTPHSGESSPSTRYNISPCSGPGPEGMTDLQPVHQSLQQAERQVIQRVLQRTQVKQEPNIQGVVDLSGPGEPKARKSTRAGLYDSTRSPQFPSHDTPNHPNTNSPPGPHGEGSPCDGDSPTPCTLSRPDPEISPPDPPSLDTHPQRAVLPTDPTLNELEAVKENSFSGTVSQVRAESTAGYSEEIVACREGDDPHVPDEDHAYALPTAPRTGDTPTTLLLPKLRDKGALRNPASVASMGPGDLEPALKRRCLRIRDQNK
- the LOC136947696 gene encoding sine oculis-binding protein homolog isoform X3 translates to MPEMEKVRPPENKRSRKPAHPVKREINQEMKTFAESTMNELLGWYGYDKVELRDSEASEIRSYPNRDRRQHVSVLKENTVPKLKSFNNKTSPSALAMRSGERESPSVPSSSPSSSMTSPKEHKSSPVIVPLIKPSAVDDVQNVQIVCVWCQKEGVKRYSLCMGSELKSFCSEKCFAACRRAYFKRNKVCDWCKHVRHTKEYLDFGAGQERLQFCSTKCLNQYKMDVFYREARAALTSSSPARPPTEGKPEGGAQQLLTPESWNSGGGDTRQRTLSPKGPTPIHGTAASASMSPSEASSSKVPLPGPRPPERPPQPPPPPPAPEMMSQPVHPPRPHMEHHPAQPLPQIPLSFIRPPLHAQGLKSPISNPPRHSGPPSSPIHRPPHSPHLQPPIASSMNPPSLVHPYPGAYFPGLHSPPINIIPHGHVPMHPMMNFSIPTFGPLLPQPTVLVPYPIIVPLPVPIPIPIPIPIPVGSKAGPEAPGHSGVIQPVPEGAEKASSMGVRQPYLGIPSGENRQVFNRVGLTNNQRLASPSGLPWWDTDWVKSERQHPASTCTPHSGESSPSTRYNISPCSGPGPEGMTDLQPVHQSLQQAERQVIQRVLQRTQVKQEPNIQGVVDLSGPGEPKARKSTRAGLYDSTRSPQFPSHDTPNHPNTNSPPGPHGEGSPCDGDSPTPCTLSRPDPEISPPDPPSLDTHPQRAVLPTDPTLNELEAVKENSFSGTVSQVRAESTAGYSEEIVACREGDDPHVPDEDHAYALPTAPRTGDTPTTLLLPKLRDKGALRNPASVASMGPGDLEPALKRRCLRIRDQNK
- the LOC136947696 gene encoding sine oculis-binding protein homolog B-like isoform X2, translated to MPEMEKVRPPENKRSRKPAHPVKREINQEMKTFAESTMNELLGWYGYDKVELRDSEASEIRSYPNRDRRQHVSVLKENTVPKLKSFNNKTSPSALAMRSGERESPSVPSSSPSSSMTSPKEHKSSPVIVPLIKPSAVDDVQNVQIVCVWCQKEGVKRYSLCMGSELKSFCSEKCFAACRRAYFKRNKARDEDLHGERSPQHPPHPEDSPRLVLKNSSARVCDWCKHVRHTKEYLDFGAGQERLQFCSTKCLNQYKMDVFYREARAALTSSSPARPPTEGKPEGGAQQLLTPESWNSGGGDTRQRTLSPKGPTPIHGTAASASMSPSEASSSKVPLPGPRPPERPPQPPPPPPAPEMMSQPVHPPRPHMEHHPAQPLPQIPLSFIRPPLHAQGLKSPISNPPRHSGPPSSPIHRPPHSPHLQPPIASSMNPPSLVHPYPGAYFPGLHSPPINIIPHGHVPMHPMMNFSIPTFGPLLPQPTVLVPYPIIVPLPVPIPIPIPIPIPVGSKAGPEAPGHSGVIQPVPEGAEKASSMGVRQPYLGIPSGENRQVFNRVGLTNNQRLASPSGLPWWDTDWVKSERQHPASTCTPHSGESSPSTRYNISPCSGPGPEGMTDLQPVHQSLQQAERQVIQRVLQRTQVKQEPNIQGVVDLSGPGEPKARKSTRAGLYDSTRSPQFPSHDTPNHPNTNSPPGPHGEGSPCDGDSPTPCTLSRPDPEISPPDPPSLDTHPQRAVLPTDPTLNELEAVKENSFSGTVSQVRAESTAGYSEEIVACREGDDPHVPDEDHAYALPTAPRTGDTPTTLLLPKLRDKGALRNPASVASMGPGDLEPALKRRCLRIRDQNK